In Halobaculum magnesiiphilum, the following proteins share a genomic window:
- the serB gene encoding phosphoserine phosphatase SerB: MTRLVAFDFDGTLSDSEMTVLLGERCGVADEMADITARAMNDELSYAESLRKRAALLEHLEEEEAQRAWDRVELREGAGDVIRRLRERGHYVAIFTGGFERGVAAALERAGAEVDEIVANRLPIEGGRLTGEVEGPLIEGTKDEQLERVAGEQGVPMTRTVAVGDGANDLPMLEVAGLAVGYEPKPAVEPSCDVVVESMFELADLFEDEGFLVGDGDA; the protein is encoded by the coding sequence ATGACTCGACTCGTTGCGTTCGACTTCGACGGGACGCTCTCGGACTCGGAGATGACCGTGCTGCTGGGCGAACGATGCGGCGTCGCCGACGAGATGGCCGACATCACCGCGCGGGCGATGAACGACGAACTCAGCTACGCCGAGAGCCTGCGCAAGCGCGCGGCGCTGCTGGAGCATCTGGAGGAGGAGGAGGCCCAGCGGGCGTGGGACCGGGTCGAACTCCGTGAGGGCGCCGGGGACGTGATCCGGCGCCTGCGCGAGCGCGGCCACTACGTCGCCATCTTCACCGGCGGCTTCGAGCGCGGCGTCGCAGCCGCGCTGGAGAGAGCCGGCGCCGAGGTCGACGAGATCGTCGCCAACCGCCTGCCGATCGAGGGCGGGCGCCTCACCGGCGAGGTCGAGGGGCCGCTCATCGAGGGGACGAAGGACGAGCAACTGGAGCGCGTCGCCGGCGAGCAGGGCGTACCGATGACCCGAACGGTCGCCGTCGGCGACGGCGCCAACGACCTCCCGATGCTGGAGGTCGCGGGGCTGGCGGTCGGCTACGAGCCGAAGCCCGCCGTCGAGCCGTCCTGCGACGTGGTCGTCGAGTCGATGTTCGAGTTGGCCGACCTGTTCGAGGACGAGGGGTTCCTCGTCGGCGACGGGGACGCGTAG